The stretch of DNA ATTACGAATACGATTAAAGATATCTTTAACCCTGTCTGGGATTTGCGTAACCAAAACAACTCGGTATTTAATCTAAAGGGAGCGGATTACAATGCTTTAAAAGGGAGTATGATCCAGAGCTTATTGAGCTTTGCGGGTCTTTTCCGCCAGTTAATGAGTCGTACATCCACTGAGGATGAAATTGGTGAGCTGTATCCTAAAAATATACAAAATCAAGATGTTATTCATACGGCTATCGATGCATATGTGAATTCTCTTGCGAATTTGAAAGCCAATGATAAGGTAAACTTAAATGGTTTATTGAGCCTTGTTTATGCATATTTCTCTGGGACCAAGGGGTTCGCCCAGAAAGATGTGTTTGATCGGGTATTGGTCACGCTTACTGATTATAGCACGTTCTTAGAAAAGGAAATACAATATTGGACTCCAAGAGAAACGAATAGTTTTAAGGTTTCGGATCAAGCATTAAAGACGTTTAAAGAGAAGCCTTCGGGGGATTATAATGGAATTTATCTTTTTGATGCTAAAGGGTTAGAAACCAATCTGTTTAATCCTACCTACTTCTTTGACGTTGTCAGTCTCATGACTAAAAATCCTTCTCAAGCGATGTCTAGAGAAGAGTATAATACAGTCATTACAGCTTCTGAATCCAGTATTAGGCAAATCAATGAGGCGATCGCCGTCTGGGAAGCGGCAATTGCGGAGTGTAATACAAAAAAAGCTCAGTTAGATCCGGCAGGCCTAAAATATTTTAACGCTATGGGTTTAGCAAAGCAGACTTTTATAGAAAGCTCCCCTATACAAATGGTGTATGCATCCCTGATGTTGGATAAGTATTTGCCAAATCAGCAGTATACACTGGAAACATTAGGGAGTCAGATGACCTTCTCTAATAAGGCGGCTCGCTACCTAAATGAAATTATTCAGCATGCGGTGAGTTTTCAAACCGCAGATGTTTATTATTCTTTAGGGATGTATCTCAGACAAATGAATCAGCAGGTTTTTCCTGAGGCAATCTCTCGAGCCTATGATACTGTGAAACAGGAAATCGAGCGAAGCCGGGCGGATTTATTTCACTGTCAAAAGGCTTTAGAGGAAATCAATAAACTCGCGACCTCTGTAAAAGCGGATACGGAATTAACCTCTTCACAACGGGCAGAGTTGTTGGAAACGTTGGCGAGTTATGCATTTGAGTTCAAGAACCTCCATCATAACCTTTCTAATATCTATGTCATGATTTCTAAGGTGCAAATTTCTGGAGTAAAGAAACCAGATGAAGTGGATGAAGCTTTTACTGCAAAGATTGGAACCAAGGAGTTTGATACCTGGATTCAACAGCTGACAACTTTTGAGAGTGCGGTTATTGAAGGGGGGCGTAATGGCGTCATGCCAGGAGGAGAGCAGCAGGTGCTGCAAAGTTTAGAAAGCAAGCAGCAGGATTACACTTCTTTCAACCAAAATCAGCAATTAGCATTACAAATGGAATCTGCGGCTATTCAGCAAGAGTGGACAATGGTCGCTGCAGCACTAGCTTTGATGAACCAAATCTTCGCAAAGTTGATCCGTAGATTTAAATAAAATCGTTTTAGGGGGCAAAAACGATTATGAGAAACCAACCGATTCAAGAAGGACAAAAATTTTTTGTTCCAACCATAGAAACTGCGGCTCCTCGGGAGCGTCGGGTATCTCCTGCAGAAGTTGCAGCGGATTATACCCAGATGCATGAGGCCGCAACGTATCTTCAAGTATTTCAAGATTTATTGAAAGAAGCCCATCAGTTTGGATTGAATGAAGAGTTTTTAGAGGGTTTGCGTCAAGATTTCTTAAAAACAGGTTCCGAGATGTCTTTGATGCAAGCTATATGGACGGAAGAAAGCCAGAGAGAAGCTCGCAGAAAAGAGCGCAAAGAGCTTAAGCAGCAGCTAGAGGCTAAGGTATTCAGCCCGCAGGCGTTGACAACAGCTGAAGAGTTGCATCCTGTAGATGGAAGCGTGATTAATAAAATGCCGTTTCAATCGGCTTTTGCATATATTCTTCTCGATAAATACATTCCTGCTCAGGAAGAAGCCTTGTACGCATTAGCTAGAGAACTGAATTTTTCTGGGTATGCACAGACCTTATTTAGTCCTGTTTTAGAATTGGTAAAAAGCTTTAATAACGCACCCATTGTGTATAATCTAGGCTCTTATATTGGGCAAACAGAGGGGACTGCCAATTTTAAATACGGATACCAGATGGTCTTAGACCGTTATGAAACGGAGAAGAGCCACTTAAGAAAAGATATCAACAATGCCGAGAACGCCAAGCAACAACTTACACAAATTATTAAGAACGTAGATGCAAATAATTCTTTAACGCCAACGCAAAAAAGTAAGTTAAAAGATATGGCAAATGGGTACATTCGGACATTGGATGTCTGTATTACTCAGATGCAAGAGTTATCCACAGGATTAAGGGGATTGGCTTTTATTCCCGGGAGGGATGAGTATAGCCCTGCTTATGAGATTATGGGCTCTTCTTTTTCTATAGTTACGTTACAGAATTTAGAAGGGAAGGTTGTGGATGGAGAGATTAATGTTTCTTCAGGAGAAACGAAGGGGGGCTTGTTAAATTTCTTTACATATTTTCTCGCCGACGTCCAAAACTTTGGAGATTTAGCTCAAACGAATCAGTTAATGCTAGAGTTGCAAATGCGCGCTATGCATCAACAATGGAGCTTAGTTACAGCTTCTCTGAAGTTGTTGCATAACGTTTATCGAACGTTAGCTTCTAGTTAAAGAAATATAGTTCGGGGTTAGAATTGGAATCCTCCGGAGATGTTGATAGCGCGCTGGCTTCCCCATCTTCCTTCTACATTATAGAAGAAATTATCGGCGATATAGTTCGTAGCCCCGATGCAGATATTTCCGCGATGAGAGCTCGTAATTTTACGAACTTTGAATTTAAGGTTCGTGAACCTATCCTCGAGCTTTTTGAAACTATTGTCTGGCGCTTCACGAGAAACGTTCCCTACAGAGAATGCGATGTAGGGGAGGACGTAATCGTTTACGTAAGTGGTGAGCCCCACGCAAACGCTCCATTCTTTGAGGCTAAGCTTCCCTTCCGAGTCTGCGATAAACACTTCGGGATTTGCTTGGCTGTTCGCAATGATGTAGTCAATAGGACATGAGGCGTGGCGATAATCAGCTCCTACTCCAACAAAGGAAACCCCATCCTTCCAGAGTACTTTCTTAAGACTTACGTCCCAGACAAAACCATAATTAGACTGTACCTCAATAAGCCCATCCGTAACTTCTGACTCAGAATTGAGTGGATCAGAAGTAAAATCGCGATAGGCGTTCATGGGAAGCCGATAATATTGTTTGAGCCCGCCAATTTTTACTTCGCAGCTCATATCAAAAAGAGGGATTGCGCTGAATGTACGATCGGGAATAGAAAATGCCGCAGCCACACAGTTAGAGCTAAGAGAGCAGTCAACAAGATCGAAATCTCGATTTCTAGTGGTTGAAGTGATGGTTGGAGAGGGCCCTATTCCGGCTGTGTTTACCGAGGTAACCACAGGAACGTCTTTTACCCGAGCCTCTTCAGAGAAGATATAGTCCCCACAGAAGCAAAGTTTTAAGTTCCCTGAGAGGGCGGACAATACATCGTAGGAATTGCATAAATCGAAAGTGCAGGCACTTTTCTGTTCAATATTGATCCCCGGGATGACTGGAAACGCAGGGTTTCCTGCTGGCATAGCGTCTAATGAGGTGGATGCGATCCCTAAAAAAGATAGTAAAGTCAAACGGAGATGGTTCACTAGCTTGCTACTCATTTAGTCAAGGGCCTTTCTTTGTAGTCTGGGACTGAACCCGTATCTTTAGCAAATGCTAAAAAATTGTACAAAGGAAAAACATTGTCTCATGAATAGCGCCAAAGCTCTTCGAGATCTTTTTTCTAAGAAGTCCCTATAAATATTCTTCTTTTGTATTTCTCTGAAGAAGCTGAGCAATGCCTTCTTGAATGTCTAGGTTTTCGTAAAGCACACGATAGACGCTGCTAGTGATGGGCATGTCTATTCTGTGGTGCTTCGCAATTTGATGAGCAGAGAGAGCGGTATATACCCCTTCCACTACCATTCCAATTTTTGTTTTTGCTTCTTCTAGGGATAAGCCTTCGGCAAGCAACTTTCCAAATAGGGTATTTCTGCTGAAGGAAGAGAAGCAAGTGGTACAGAGGTCCCCTAGACCAGCAAGCCCGTTCAGGGTCTCTGGACGACACCCCATAATTGTTGCGAATTTTCGGATTTCATGAAGGCCTCGGGTGACGAGTCCGGATTTTGCATTATCTCCGAAGCGGAACCCATCAGAAATTCCACAAGCAATAGCAATGACATTTTTTAATGCTCCGCCTAAAGCAACCCCTTTGAGGTCACTGTTAGGATATACGCGAAATGTAGGAGTGAGGAAAGCTTGATGGATTTGTTTTAAGGTGGAAGGATCATATGCACTGATCACAACGGAGCACGGGCAACCGCGAAGAACTTCACTGGCGATAGATGGGCCACTGAGATACCCTAGATATTGCGCGGAAGCTCTTCCAAAAATTTCTAATGCGATCTCGCTTAAAAGTAACCCCGTATTTTGCTCGATCCCTTTCGATGTGATGACCAAAGGAACCTGAAGATCCGTTATAGACTTTAACTGAGAGAGAACGGGGCGTATTCCTGCGGAGGTGACTCCTTCCACAATCATGGTCGCTCCATCTAAAGCTTCTTCCATATTAGAGGTGAAAGAAAGCGTTGATGGGATCGTAACGTGAGGAGCCGCAGGGTGCCGGCGTTGAACAGATAGTTGTTCAATTAAAGAAGGATTTCTTGCCCATCCCACTACGCGATGGCCATTGTTAGCAAGAAGATTGGCTAAGGAAAATCCCCACATGCCCATTCCAAGGTAGGCGATAGTCTCTTTCATGAAGCCTCAATAATTGGTTCCTGGAAAAAAATTTTATTTTCCCACTCTAAGGAAGTATGTGAGGATGGGTAATAAAAGTCCGCTTCTAATTCAAATATCGTATTTGGAGAGAGTTTTTTTTCCGTAACAGCGGTGAATAAGGCATGTTCTCTTTTGCGCATAGCTTCACGAACCGTTGCAGGACTATGGTTCCCCTCATGATTTTTAAGAGGAGCAAAGCATTCGTGACGAGGATAGACGATGGCCTGACTTCGTCTGCTGTAGCGGAATAAATCAAAAATAAACTCTTCAAACTTCCAGGCATTTTTTTCGGTTGGAGAGGAGAGCAATTGTTTAGCTTGTTTATTTGCTTTGTGGATAGGCAGCGTTTCTTTTGCTGTCAGGGCTAGAAAGTCCATAGATAAACAGTATAAACCAATGTTTGCGAGCGAATAAGCGAGCTCTCCTGAAGAAGTTGTAGCAAAACGTTCGTTATCCGGGAGAGCAGAATATTCAATGACTGAGATATTGTGTTCTGCGGATTCTACGAGGACTCCAACGTCTTCCTGTGCATTTTGGCGTAAAGTCGTTTTGATGGTGACATCATTGTGTTCTGCAGCATGAAATCCACATAATTCTCTATCAAACGGTAAGGCTAAAGGATTATCAATGGGGATCACGCTGACCATTTCAACTCCAGCTTGATCCCATTTATCCCAAATCCCAGAAGATTGTAACAGGGAGGCGACACAACCGTTTCCGGTAGGTCCGAGCGCTAGATGATCTGCCGATTCTAGGAAAAGATCTCCTGATAGAGAAAGAAGGGGCCAGAGCGGCTGACAAAAAAAATCCACTTGCTGGGGATCCAAGTTAAAATAGTGATTAGCAGTAAAGTAGGAAAGGGTTTGTTGATGATTCAGAGGAGACGTCATGAAGGCTACAGGTAAAGGACGTCCCGCAAGTTTACTGGCAGCAGCAACTTTTTCAGCAACAAGTTGGTACAGAGGTTTTTTCTTTACAGAGGAGACTGGATACAATCCCTTTGGTCCATCGAATTTCAATCGAGAGCCTTGCCCCCCAGCTAATACAACACATCCTACCTTCCCTTTTTGAAAAAGCTGGAACCCCAGTTGAGCATACGCAGGGGTCTCTCCAGCATAATGTGTAGGGGATAGGGGAGAGTAAGTATAATGAGGGGAAGGGGGGGTGTTTAGCAAAGCCTGTTGCTGAAGGAAGAAGGGAATGTTTATCTGCGAGATTTGAGTCCCTAAGCACAATCTTTCTGGAGGAGAGAGAGAGGGCCAATAGTCTAACAGATGTTCTTGTCGAATCGGAAGAAGCTTATCCAATAAAAATGATAAGTCTGCATAGGGAGAATCGGTCATTATAGGCGGCCTTAGTTATTCGCGCTCTTTAAAGGATATTTGTTGATGCGGATCTTTTCGATAATTTTTATCCGGTCTATGTGTTTTTGTATGTCGATACAAGAATTGTGCAGTTGAGTATTTAGTGCCATACGCTGTTTATATAGAGAAGTTTGTTCTCTTTGTAAATGTTCTAAATATTTATCGTACGCACATGTATACGAACGGGACAGAAAACGTTTGTGTCTAGCTTCGGAAAATTGCGCAATTTGCTCTTGGAGGTATTGGATTTGAGTTTCGATGTGTAGGAGCTCTTTTTTTAACGTTTCGAGCAAATCACGCTTTTTGAAAAGCTTGATTTTGAGGAGCGTAGATAGGTCCTGGAGTTTTTTATTCATGGTTTAACAACCGGTATAGTTGTTCAATAGTGTCATGAATAGCAGAGTAATTGGAAAGGGGTTGAGATAAAAATTCTTGTAATGAGGGAAGGATTCGAATCGCTCTATCGAGCTTAGCATCCTGTCCAGGAACATAGGCTCCCAACTGAATGATATCGATAGCCTCATGGTAGGCTTTGAGTAAAGAGAGGAGTTCTTGAGCCGCAGCATAATGGTGGGGATGGACGAGTTGGCGGGCTGACCGAGACAGACTTGTTAACAGATTGATGGGAGGAGAAGAAAAGCTTTTCTCCTGAGGAGAGAGAAAGAAATGCCCATCCAGAAGAGATTTGACATAATCATTGAAAATGTCTGGATGGTTGGCATAATGGAGCATTGCGTAAAAAGAAGTAATAGATCCTTTATCATTATTTCCTGCTCGTTCCAAGAATGCAGCGACATGGTGAAACACGGATGCGGCGTAGTGATGAGTAGAAAGTGTTTCTCCTCTAGCAAGAGCTACCTCTTGGAGAGATTCTATCCACCTAGACAGCGAATCCATAATAAATAATACGCGGGCTCCTTGATCTCGGAAATATTCTGCAATGGTGATAGCCGCTCGGCCAGCAATAACCTTACTGGCAGCTGTGTCATAAGCGGTAGAAGCAATAATAATTGTGCGTTGAGCGGCTAGGCCTTCTTTATGTTGGTGGACATAGTCTCGGACTTCTCTGCCCCGTTCTCCTATAAGAGCAATGACATTGATTGTATTTTGAGCTCCTTTTGCTATGGTAGATAGGAGAGAGGATTTTCCTCCTCCTGGTTCTGAAAAAATTCCCACGCGTTGCCCTTCTCCTACGGTAAGCAGGGCATCAATTGCCCGGATTCCTGTAGGGAAGATTTCTTGTATAGGAGTACGGGACATAGGAGCGGGGGGAGAAGCAAATAGTGGAGAAAGAGGGGCTTTAGGGAGTGGGGGATTCCCATCCAAAGGGTTGCCAAATCCATCAATGACTCTTCCAAGAAGATGATTGGAAAGGGGAAGAGAGGCTGGCCTGCGTAAGGGGATAACCTCAGTCCCTAATGCAAGATCGTGTACTGGAGTGAGCGCTAATAATACTGTCGTTTGATGATGAAGGTCGATGACTTCTGCCAGAACGGGAGAGGATCTGAAGGAAGGAATATGACAGAGTTCTCCTAAGCAAGCGGCCAGTCCTTGAGCCTCCATAAGGGTTCCTGATATGCGGGATAAAATTCCGCATTCTCGATAAGGATTCCACTGTTGGATCAAGGAAGTTTCTTGTTGTAGATAGGCCATAGAATGGTTTAGTTAAGCAATTCTTAATAGAGGCGCTTGTGTAACAGACTTGTTGGCTACGGCGTGAGAACGCTTAACAGATGGGAAAGCTCTTCGCCAATGTCTTGTCTCAGAATCCCAAAAGGAAGTTCCATCTTATAGCTTGCTTTTTTACATAGAGGATCTGCAATAAACTCTATATTTTTTAATAAGGGAACGTCGTTAAGCATTAACCATTGGGAAAGATTCGAAAGGTCTTCGGGATGCAGGCCGATTTTTATGGAAGAATGGGCACAGGTGGCTAAATGATGCTTAAGAGCTGCAGAGATCAGCAGAGCGAGCTCTTCTGTACAAGCGAGTTTTCGATACAAAAATTTTTCACAAACGAGAACAGCAATTTCAAGGAGATCGGGTTTAATTTTTTGAGAGACTTTCTCAATTTCGGAAAGAAGATGTATGGATAATTTTCGGAAAACCTGAACTAAAGAAAGAAGCTCATGAGAGAGAGCTTCTTCCTCTAAAAGAGAGTTTTCTGTTGAAAATTGCGGGGTTTCTGGAGAAGTGAGGGAATGAAGATGAGGAGAAACCACGCAATCCTCCGAAGATTTATGTCCTTAACTTTAGCACGGCGTTTCTCATATCTTCAGGAAGCTTATCAAGAAGTTCTTCCGCTTTTGCCGCGTCTAGATAAGAGAGAATCAAAGCGACTTTTTCTGGGGACTCTCTCTTCATCATCTCTATCAGCTTTGGGATATTTATGCTTTGTATTTTTTCTTTCTGCTGAGAGACGTGATCATAAGTGTGGAAAGCAAGGTAAAAAGTGGCTGCGCCTAGAATGCTGAGGCTTAGTAAAACAATTGCGATGCTTAGAGCTATCGAGGAGAAGTGAGAAATTTTTGGTGTCGCGGGCGTCAGGAAAGGAACGATATCCATAGAGGTATGGATTTCAGGGAATGCTGCGAGGATCTCTTGTATATGAGATAGTAAGTTAACGCGAGCGGTTTTAGAAAGGGTATCGAGATAGTTTTCATCAATAAGAAGTTGTAGGCGCCACTCATTAGCTAGGGGGATATAGTTAAGAGTGAAATGCTTTTGAGGAAGAATGGCCTGAAAAGAGCGTTCTAGTGAAGTTGTGAGTAGGGTAGTATTTTGTTCAAGGAAAGGGGAGTAAAGATTCCCTTGCTGATCGGATAGAGTGATCTGTTCTTTAGTTAATCCAGGAACACTACGCATCAGGTAATCCGTAATAGAATGTACAAGTGATGGGGATAATGTCTGTGCATGAGGGAGTGAGAGTATCACAGATATTTCTGCTGGGGTTTCCTCTCCTTGAGATAAGGCAACTGTAGCTTGTAGAATAGGATCGAACATCGTCAGGTCCTTTTCTATCTGCTCTTTTTTTGCTTGGGTGTCTATGGACTGAAGATTCCCTAGATGAGAAAGTTTAAGCCAAGGAGAAGGTTTTTTCTCTGTTAATGTTGTGGCGGGAGCAGGCTGTGGAGAAGAGGGTTTATACAAGAGGATCACTCCTATCAGAATAGCTGCAAGAAGGTATCCAAATGATTTAACGGAGGCAGTCTTATGTTTTAGAAAGCGAGGTAGCACCGGTATTCTCCATGAAGCAAGTTCTTACAAAAGCTCTACGTATACGTAGAGAATAGAGCAAAGGTCGAGCCTACTAAGTATCCTGCAAAGAAAGGAAAGAAAAAGAAATCTTCTTCTTGTGCCCAAGAAGGAGGTGCAGCCGGAATGACCAAAAGGCTCAAAAGAGTCTTTTTGTTAAAAAAGACCTTTTGTTCTCTGTAACAAAAAAAGGCCATTAAAAACAATATGTTATCTAAGAACGATGCACATTTGTTTTTTTTAGAGATTTAAAGGGATTAAAACAAGAGTGACTGTTCATCCACTTTTATTTCTAATAAAGGATAAACGTGTGCTCGGAAAAGCTGCCCTATCGAATTCAGAGTAGACCCTACAGCGGATAAACAGGAGGAACAATTCCCCGAATAGGCAATAGTTACGGTAAGTCCTTCAAAGCGAACGATACGTACAGAGCCATCATCCATAGCAACTAGAGGGGCTATTTTTTCTTTCATCATTGTATTTAATGTTGAGAGCTGTTCATCGTAAGAAAGATTTTCCCACTCTTCTTTGGAGAAAGGCTGGCTATCATGCAGCTGTAATAGCGCCTCTCGGAAAGGAAAGGACCCGTCTTCCACAGGGATATCGACACACTGTTCAGAAGCAATATCAAGAGCATCCATTACCAGGTGGTAAAGAGGAGAAAGGTCTTCTAGGGCAATAGATGGGAGGGAGTATCCGCGAATCTCGTCATTGAGATCATTGATAGTGATTTTGTAAGCTGCAGCGAAAGTTTTTCCAATTACTAGCGAGCAGGCGGCTTCGGCCAGGACAAGAAGATAGGGATGCCCGAAGTATTGAAATTTTGCCTCTCGAATAAGGCCGTTGGTCGTATCGACAAGCCAGTAAAATAGTACTGTATTCCCCATAAGCAGGTGCCCCTGCTTCCCTATAATGAGTTGGGAGTGATCATCTTCCTGCTCTTGAGATAGAACTCCTCCGTGTTTAGGTTGAAAGAATAGGCGTAAAGCTTTTGCAGGGAAGCTTTTCCATAAAAAGAAAGGGTAAAAAGGAACAGTCATAGAGATGAGGTGATCAGGGGTTGTAGATGGGAGAGTCCTTCTTGTATGGCGGCGGTTAAAGCCGAGAAGTGTGTCATAGGAGTGCGTTCGGTAAAAGATATGTGTAGGGCGCTATGACAAAGAAAAGGGGAAACTCCAGAGCTTTGTAAAATCTGAGATAAAGGTTGGAAGCGGTCGTGCCCCAGCCCTACAAAAATTTGTTTCTGGAAAAGGAAAAATCCCAAAGATTCTGCAGGGATGCCAGGAATAGCGAAAACAGCTACGTTAGGGAGTCTTTGAGGGCTATCTTCTAACAGAAATTGCACCTGAGGAATAGCTTTTAGATGTTGTTTCAGGCTTTCCCGAGAAGCAATAGAAGAAAGAACAAGAGAGGAGAATGCTGCCGTACGTTCTTGACAGGCTAGAGAGAACGCTGCAAGAGAGCTTAGGCAAGTTGAGAGCTGAGATCCTCCGGGAAGCCATAAGGAAAAATATTTGGCTAAAGAGGGACGAATAAACATAGCTCCAGAGGAACCGATTCCCCCAAGGGCCTGTGAGGAGAATGTGAGAATGTCTGCCTGATACAGTTCTGAAGGGAGTGCGCATCGGCCAAGAATGTCACTCAGGTCGATATGGAAAATGATCCCGCGTTCTTTACATAAAGCGACAAGCTCTGGAATGGCTTCTAGCAATCCTGTCATGCCGTTGGCGGCAGATAGGGAAAAGAGTAGGGTGCGAGGAGAAAGTGCTTCCGCTAAATCGCTTTCTTTCACACAGCCTGTTTTGCTCGTTACCCAATCATAGGTTGTTCCTAAATTCTGACGGCGGCAGAGAGCGTTAATAATCCACTGCTGTTCACAAGAAGGAATCAGCAGGTGATTCCGCCCCTGGAATGCTTGGTGATTTTCAAGAAGAGCTGCCACGATAATGGCTGCTACATGAGGGTAATGGGGAACGAAATGAAAGGAAAAGGCGGTTTCTTGGCATCCGGTCAGCTTGCGAGCAGAAGCTTCTGCTTCTGCTTGTAAAGCAAGAGCAGAAGAGGAGGCTTTGCAAGTAAACACATTGGCATAACGTTGAAAAGCCTCTTTAACCAGCTCAGAAGGAGGGATGGCTTGTTGATTATTTAACCAAACGAAAGAGCGCTCTTCGTGAATTGTTGTTCCGTCCATTCGTATACAATTGGCTTACCTGTTGGCAACTCTAAAGAGAGTACTTCTTCTTCGGTTAATTTTTCTAGATCCATGATTAAGGAACGTAACGAGTTCCCATGAGCAGAGATAAAAATATTTTTCCCTTGTTGGATAAGGGGGAGAATGCGTTCTTGGAAATAGGGGAGAGTTCGTTGCCCTGTGTCAAAAAGGCTTTCTCCTTGAGGAGGAGCGATTCTGTAGCTTCTGCGCCAGAGCTTAACCTGTTCTTCTCCAAACTGCTCTGCGACTTCCTGTTTGTTTTTCCCCTGAA from Chlamydia suis encodes:
- a CDS encoding CT620/CT621 family type III secretion system effector encodes the protein MSLQPTSISFSKNITAALVGEQIDAAAVYMPQAVFFFHQLDEKSKGLKRALGLLEELDLEKFTPCLESAPAIVAAEKSGKISADGIEMAGSLTAEQILANPDQAAAQVFGEGLADSFDDWLTLSENGGIQDPLPIEQEIVTKYQTELNTLRNKLKQTALTDEEYARLYAMPQTFVKEIEGLKNDNNIRLVPKSKVTNFWQNVMLTYNSVTSLSEPVSDAMNTAMADYSLYIERATKAASLIREITNTIKDIFNPVWDLRNQNNSVFNLKGADYNALKGSMIQSLLSFAGLFRQLMSRTSTEDEIGELYPKNIQNQDVIHTAIDAYVNSLANLKANDKVNLNGLLSLVYAYFSGTKGFAQKDVFDRVLVTLTDYSTFLEKEIQYWTPRETNSFKVSDQALKTFKEKPSGDYNGIYLFDAKGLETNLFNPTYFFDVVSLMTKNPSQAMSREEYNTVITASESSIRQINEAIAVWEAAIAECNTKKAQLDPAGLKYFNAMGLAKQTFIESSPIQMVYASLMLDKYLPNQQYTLETLGSQMTFSNKAARYLNEIIQHAVSFQTADVYYSLGMYLRQMNQQVFPEAISRAYDTVKQEIERSRADLFHCQKALEEINKLATSVKADTELTSSQRAELLETLASYAFEFKNLHHNLSNIYVMISKVQISGVKKPDEVDEAFTAKIGTKEFDTWIQQLTTFESAVIEGGRNGVMPGGEQQVLQSLESKQQDYTSFNQNQQLALQMESAAIQQEWTMVAAALALMNQIFAKLIRRFK
- a CDS encoding CT620/CT621 family type III secretion system effector, which translates into the protein MRNQPIQEGQKFFVPTIETAAPRERRVSPAEVAADYTQMHEAATYLQVFQDLLKEAHQFGLNEEFLEGLRQDFLKTGSEMSLMQAIWTEESQREARRKERKELKQQLEAKVFSPQALTTAEELHPVDGSVINKMPFQSAFAYILLDKYIPAQEEALYALARELNFSGYAQTLFSPVLELVKSFNNAPIVYNLGSYIGQTEGTANFKYGYQMVLDRYETEKSHLRKDINNAENAKQQLTQIIKNVDANNSLTPTQKSKLKDMANGYIRTLDVCITQMQELSTGLRGLAFIPGRDEYSPAYEIMGSSFSIVTLQNLEGKVVDGEINVSSGETKGGLLNFFTYFLADVQNFGDLAQTNQLMLELQMRAMHQQWSLVTASLKLLHNVYRTLASS
- a CDS encoding NAD(P)H-dependent glycerol-3-phosphate dehydrogenase, producing MKETIAYLGMGMWGFSLANLLANNGHRVVGWARNPSLIEQLSVQRRHPAAPHVTIPSTLSFTSNMEEALDGATMIVEGVTSAGIRPVLSQLKSITDLQVPLVITSKGIEQNTGLLLSEIALEIFGRASAQYLGYLSGPSIASEVLRGCPCSVVISAYDPSTLKQIHQAFLTPTFRVYPNSDLKGVALGGALKNVIAIACGISDGFRFGDNAKSGLVTRGLHEIRKFATIMGCRPETLNGLAGLGDLCTTCFSSFSRNTLFGKLLAEGLSLEEAKTKIGMVVEGVYTALSAHQIAKHHRIDMPITSSVYRVLYENLDIQEGIAQLLQRNTKEEYL
- a CDS encoding UTP--glucose-1-phosphate uridylyltransferase, with amino-acid sequence MTDSPYADLSFLLDKLLPIRQEHLLDYWPSLSPPERLCLGTQISQINIPFFLQQQALLNTPPSPHYTYSPLSPTHYAGETPAYAQLGFQLFQKGKVGCVVLAGGQGSRLKFDGPKGLYPVSSVKKKPLYQLVAEKVAAASKLAGRPLPVAFMTSPLNHQQTLSYFTANHYFNLDPQQVDFFCQPLWPLLSLSGDLFLESADHLALGPTGNGCVASLLQSSGIWDKWDQAGVEMVSVIPIDNPLALPFDRELCGFHAAEHNDVTIKTTLRQNAQEDVGVLVESAEHNISVIEYSALPDNERFATTSSGELAYSLANIGLYCLSMDFLALTAKETLPIHKANKQAKQLLSSPTEKNAWKFEEFIFDLFRYSRRSQAIVYPRHECFAPLKNHEGNHSPATVREAMRKREHALFTAVTEKKLSPNTIFELEADFYYPSSHTSLEWENKIFFQEPIIEAS
- a CDS encoding type III secretion protein ATPase (involved in type III protein export), producing MAYLQQETSLIQQWNPYRECGILSRISGTLMEAQGLAACLGELCHIPSFRSSPVLAEVIDLHHQTTVLLALTPVHDLALGTEVIPLRRPASLPLSNHLLGRVIDGFGNPLDGNPPLPKAPLSPLFASPPAPMSRTPIQEIFPTGIRAIDALLTVGEGQRVGIFSEPGGGKSSLLSTIAKGAQNTINVIALIGERGREVRDYVHQHKEGLAAQRTIIIASTAYDTAASKVIAGRAAITIAEYFRDQGARVLFIMDSLSRWIESLQEVALARGETLSTHHYAASVFHHVAAFLERAGNNDKGSITSFYAMLHYANHPDIFNDYVKSLLDGHFFLSPQEKSFSSPPINLLTSLSRSARQLVHPHHYAAAQELLSLLKAYHEAIDIIQLGAYVPGQDAKLDRAIRILPSLQEFLSQPLSNYSAIHDTIEQLYRLLNHE
- a CDS encoding type III secretion system protein, encoding MPVLPRFLKHKTASVKSFGYLLAAILIGVILLYKPSSPQPAPATTLTEKKPSPWLKLSHLGNLQSIDTQAKKEQIEKDLTMFDPILQATVALSQGEETPAEISVILSLPHAQTLSPSLVHSITDYLMRSVPGLTKEQITLSDQQGNLYSPFLEQNTTLLTTSLERSFQAILPQKHFTLNYIPLANEWRLQLLIDENYLDTLSKTARVNLLSHIQEILAAFPEIHTSMDIVPFLTPATPKISHFSSIALSIAIVLLSLSILGAATFYLAFHTYDHVSQQKEKIQSINIPKLIEMMKRESPEKVALILSYLDAAKAEELLDKLPEDMRNAVLKLRT
- a CDS encoding iron-sulfur cluster assembly scaffold protein, yielding MTVPFYPFFLWKSFPAKALRLFFQPKHGGVLSQEQEDDHSQLIIGKQGHLLMGNTVLFYWLVDTTNGLIREAKFQYFGHPYLLVLAEAACSLVIGKTFAAAYKITINDLNDEIRGYSLPSIALEDLSPLYHLVMDALDIASEQCVDIPVEDGSFPFREALLQLHDSQPFSKEEWENLSYDEQLSTLNTMMKEKIAPLVAMDDGSVRIVRFEGLTVTIAYSGNCSSCLSAVGSTLNSIGQLFRAHVYPLLEIKVDEQSLLF
- a CDS encoding aminotransferase class V-fold PLP-dependent enzyme, which encodes MDGTTIHEERSFVWLNNQQAIPPSELVKEAFQRYANVFTCKASSSALALQAEAEASARKLTGCQETAFSFHFVPHYPHVAAIIVAALLENHQAFQGRNHLLIPSCEQQWIINALCRRQNLGTTYDWVTSKTGCVKESDLAEALSPRTLLFSLSAANGMTGLLEAIPELVALCKERGIIFHIDLSDILGRCALPSELYQADILTFSSQALGGIGSSGAMFIRPSLAKYFSLWLPGGSQLSTCLSSLAAFSLACQERTAAFSSLVLSSIASRESLKQHLKAIPQVQFLLEDSPQRLPNVAVFAIPGIPAESLGFFLFQKQIFVGLGHDRFQPLSQILQSSGVSPFLCHSALHISFTERTPMTHFSALTAAIQEGLSHLQPLITSSL